The following coding sequences lie in one Niabella agricola genomic window:
- a CDS encoding IS256 family transposase, producing the protein MGYDKHQQSDNPNARNGHGRKKIKTGYGQMDIEVPRDREASFNPILVPKRENMVEGLEEVMVPMYAKGMSVSDIQEHVKDVYKFDVSSSTISRITSRVAEDIIAWQNRPLETVYLIVWMDGIVFKVRENSKVVNKTVYIAVGLRTDGYKEVLGMWLGKNETSAYWLSVLTDLKSRGLQDILITATDNLNGFTTTIRTVFPESSTQICVVHQIRNSMRYVVWKDRKEFTRDMKDIYGAPTREAAAAALNGFEQKWAGKYAYAIRSWKENWEELTVFFDFPIDIRQIIYTTNLIENLNGKIRKYTKNKLSFPNDDAVLKSVYLALREVSKKWTMPIKNWDTVS; encoded by the coding sequence CTGGGTTACGACAAGCATCAGCAGAGTGATAATCCCAATGCCCGCAATGGTCATGGCAGAAAGAAAATAAAAACAGGTTACGGGCAAATGGACATCGAGGTTCCACGCGACCGGGAGGCCAGTTTTAACCCGATACTGGTGCCCAAACGAGAGAATATGGTTGAAGGGCTGGAAGAGGTCATGGTGCCCATGTACGCCAAAGGCATGAGCGTATCGGATATCCAGGAGCATGTAAAAGATGTTTACAAATTTGATGTTTCCTCCAGTACCATCAGCCGGATCACTTCCCGTGTAGCAGAAGACATTATCGCCTGGCAAAACCGTCCTTTGGAAACAGTATACCTGATTGTTTGGATGGATGGGATTGTTTTCAAAGTCAGGGAGAACAGCAAAGTGGTCAACAAAACTGTTTACATCGCCGTAGGGCTTCGTACAGACGGATATAAGGAAGTATTAGGCATGTGGCTGGGTAAGAATGAGACTTCGGCCTATTGGCTGAGTGTGCTCACCGATCTAAAATCCCGTGGTCTGCAGGATATCCTGATCACTGCCACCGACAATCTCAATGGCTTTACGACCACGATCAGGACAGTATTCCCCGAGTCCTCCACTCAGATTTGTGTGGTACATCAAATCCGCAACAGCATGCGCTATGTAGTATGGAAGGACCGAAAAGAATTTACCCGGGACATGAAGGATATTTATGGTGCCCCCACCAGGGAGGCTGCAGCCGCAGCGCTGAACGGCTTTGAACAAAAATGGGCCGGTAAATATGCTTATGCCATCCGTAGCTGGAAGGAAAACTGGGAGGAACTGACCGTGTTTTTTGACTTCCCCATTGATATCCGACAGATCATTTATACGACCAATCTCATCGAGAACCTCAACGGAAAGATCAGAAAATACACAAAGAATAAACTTTCCTTTCCCAATGATGATGCGGTGTTGAAATCAGTTTACCTGGCACTCAGAGAAGTGTCAAAAAAATGGACAATGCCCATCAAAAATTGGGACACTGTTTCATAA
- a CDS encoding DUF2130 domain-containing protein, with amino-acid sequence MSTKIKCPNCQHEFPIEAALTDELKNAIEKEKEGLRKQMQDYKKNKDEEIAQLKKTAELEASRANEQWQQKLNAEKQALQQQLEAQLRKSISTDFETRIGSLQKANEESEEKLKLARQKEAEFLRKEQEFKTREAELEITVQKKLNTEREKIADELRRIENEKAALKENEYNLKLKELETQLEQQKKLAAEMQRKAEQGSMQLQGESQELALEEMLTTAFPFDLIEEVGKGVRGADSIQTVRNNLGVACGKIIWESKRAENFGGDWIEKLKADMRSQGADVAVLVTRRYPKDMERFGEKEGVWICNFNEAKALASVLRDGIIKIFNASKSQENKGDKMNLLYAYLTSPEFAEQWKAIREGFLSMKISIQRERDAMERLWKAREKQLEKVLLNATHIRGSIDGISGLESVDLNLLGYEEEE; translated from the coding sequence ATGTCTACAAAAATAAAGTGCCCGAACTGCCAGCATGAATTTCCGATTGAAGCCGCGCTTACCGATGAGCTGAAAAACGCTATTGAAAAAGAGAAAGAGGGCCTGCGCAAACAGATGCAGGATTATAAAAAGAACAAAGACGAGGAGATTGCGCAGTTAAAAAAAACCGCGGAACTGGAAGCATCCAGGGCCAATGAACAGTGGCAGCAGAAATTAAACGCAGAAAAGCAGGCGCTGCAGCAGCAACTGGAGGCTCAACTACGCAAAAGCATCAGCACCGATTTCGAAACCCGCATCGGATCCTTGCAAAAAGCCAATGAAGAGAGCGAGGAGAAGCTAAAACTGGCCCGTCAAAAAGAAGCCGAATTTTTGCGCAAAGAACAGGAGTTTAAAACCCGGGAGGCAGAGCTTGAAATTACCGTACAGAAAAAACTGAATACAGAGCGTGAAAAAATAGCCGATGAGCTGCGCCGGATCGAAAACGAAAAAGCGGCATTAAAAGAAAATGAGTACAACCTGAAGCTTAAGGAGCTGGAAACCCAGTTGGAGCAACAAAAAAAACTGGCTGCAGAAATGCAGCGAAAAGCCGAACAAGGCTCTATGCAGTTACAGGGCGAAAGCCAGGAACTGGCACTGGAAGAAATGCTTACAACGGCCTTCCCCTTCGATCTCATCGAAGAAGTAGGCAAGGGTGTGCGCGGGGCCGACTCCATTCAAACCGTTCGCAATAACCTGGGCGTTGCCTGTGGCAAGATCATCTGGGAAAGCAAACGGGCTGAAAACTTTGGCGGCGACTGGATCGAAAAGCTCAAGGCCGATATGCGCAGCCAGGGTGCCGATGTGGCTGTGCTGGTTACCCGGCGCTATCCCAAAGACATGGAACGCTTTGGCGAAAAAGAAGGCGTATGGATCTGCAATTTCAATGAAGCAAAGGCCCTGGCCAGCGTATTAAGAGATGGCATTATTAAAATATTCAATGCGTCCAAAAGCCAGGAAAATAAAGGAGACAAGATGAACCTGCTCTACGCCTATCTTACCAGTCCGGAGTTTGCCGAACAGTGGAAGGCCATCCGGGAAGGCTTTTTAAGCATGAAGATCTCGATTCAAAGAGAGCGCGATGCGATGGAACGTTTATGGAAAGCGCGTGAAAAGCAGCTGGAAAAAGTATTGCTCAATGCCACCCATATCCGCGGTTCCATTGACGGCATCAGCGGCCTGGAGTCGGTAGACCTGAATTTACTTGGCTATGAAGAGGAGGAATAG